Proteins encoded within one genomic window of Halocatena marina:
- a CDS encoding VOC family protein, translated as MIDWKQIDHVQLCIPVGTEPEAREFYETLLGFEEISKPEALRSNGGLWFRANSIELHLGIEKNDSRRSKRHPAFEVSNLDATRAHLEENGVEITDETPIPGRERFSFRDPFEHRIEIVELQA; from the coding sequence ATGATTGACTGGAAACAGATCGACCACGTGCAGTTGTGCATTCCAGTGGGGACTGAACCGGAGGCACGCGAGTTTTATGAAACGCTACTCGGTTTTGAGGAGATTTCCAAGCCAGAAGCACTCCGCTCCAACGGTGGACTGTGGTTCCGAGCGAACAGTATCGAACTCCATCTCGGTATCGAAAAGAACGATTCAAGACGGTCAAAACGTCATCCCGCATTCGAAGTCAGCAACCTCGATGCGACACGAGCGCATCTCGAAGAAAATGGTGTCGAGATCACGGATGAAACGCCGATTCCAGGCCGAGAACGGTTTTCGTTCCGTGATCCCTTCGAACATCGTATCGAAATCGTCGAATTGCAGGCGTAA
- a CDS encoding NUDIX hydrolase N-terminal domain-containing protein yields the protein MDPNVLSLLDELRILGQNGLRYADNHYDEQRYRRLLELVAEYYGETLALPPEEVHEQLAAEIGHVTPKVGVGAALFDDDGKILLMKRPDRGEWNVPGGFVDPGEGPQQAVRRETREETGLAVRINELVGVYHLPATEQYVNEVVGIAYLCERTGGELQGSVESTALQYWHIENVPEWHRDAHALAANAHDVWHRKHATSP from the coding sequence ATGGATCCGAACGTGCTCTCACTCCTCGATGAGCTTCGAATTCTCGGACAGAACGGGCTTCGGTACGCCGACAATCACTATGACGAACAGCGGTACAGACGACTTTTGGAACTCGTTGCGGAGTACTACGGTGAGACGCTCGCGCTGCCTCCCGAGGAGGTACACGAACAGCTCGCGGCGGAAATCGGTCACGTTACACCAAAAGTGGGAGTCGGAGCTGCTCTCTTCGATGACGACGGAAAGATATTACTCATGAAACGACCCGATCGGGGCGAATGGAATGTGCCCGGTGGCTTCGTTGATCCCGGAGAGGGCCCCCAGCAGGCTGTTCGTCGTGAAACACGGGAAGAGACCGGACTCGCTGTCCGAATCAATGAATTGGTTGGTGTATATCACCTACCAGCGACCGAACAGTACGTCAACGAAGTCGTTGGCATTGCCTATCTGTGTGAACGCACTGGCGGCGAACTTCAGGGATCTGTAGAGAGTACTGCGCTCCAGTATTGGCATATCGAGAATGTTCCCGAGTGGCATCGAGACGCCCACGCTCTCGCAGCCAATGCACACGA